The Thermanaerovibrio acidaminovorans DSM 6589 genome contains a region encoding:
- a CDS encoding replication-associated recombination protein A yields the protein MEDRPSLMTPLPERMRPRSLDEYVGQEHLLGEGGPLRLLISSNSLRSCILYGPPGVGKTTLVRLMATTTGRELLEINAVTSKLSDLRALADRAASLTSMGFEPPIAFVDEIYHFNSQQQNVLLPFVESGQMVLVGTTTENPWFEVNKTLLSRMLVYELKPLEDRHVIQVLVRALEDFDRGLGRLGLSVTDDALAALAASSQGDLRQALVRLETVASAVAASGGRVMGEEQVAAFAGRAFKRYDRKADQHYGVISAFIKSVRGSDPDAAVYWLARMLESGEDPRFIARRICILAAEEVGLADPMALVVAQAAASAFDRVGLPEGDMILAEAALYIAAAPKSNRVYRAIRDAREAVAKGDVLEVPEHLLPGSPNYRYPHDSPSGWVPSSYLPEPRRFYRPSDRGGELKIRDRLRRLWRRFSEG from the coding sequence ATGGAGGATAGACCCAGCCTGATGACCCCCCTGCCGGAGCGCATGAGACCCAGAAGCCTGGATGAGTACGTGGGGCAGGAGCACCTCCTGGGGGAGGGGGGGCCGTTGAGGCTGCTCATCTCCTCCAACTCACTGAGGAGCTGCATCCTCTACGGGCCTCCGGGGGTGGGGAAGACCACCTTGGTGAGGCTCATGGCCACCACCACCGGCCGGGAGCTCCTGGAGATCAACGCGGTCACCTCCAAGCTGTCGGACCTCAGGGCCCTGGCGGACAGGGCCGCCTCCCTCACCTCCATGGGGTTCGAGCCCCCCATAGCGTTCGTGGATGAGATCTACCACTTCAACTCCCAGCAGCAGAACGTGCTGTTGCCCTTCGTCGAGTCCGGCCAGATGGTCCTGGTGGGCACCACCACCGAGAACCCCTGGTTTGAGGTGAACAAGACCCTGCTCTCCCGGATGCTGGTATACGAGCTGAAGCCCCTGGAGGACCGGCACGTGATCCAGGTGCTGGTAAGGGCTCTGGAGGATTTCGACCGGGGGCTTGGGCGGCTTGGGCTGTCCGTCACCGATGATGCCCTGGCCGCCCTGGCGGCCTCGTCCCAGGGGGACCTGAGACAGGCCCTGGTGAGGCTGGAGACCGTGGCCTCCGCGGTGGCCGCCTCCGGTGGGCGGGTCATGGGGGAGGAACAGGTGGCCGCCTTTGCGGGAAGGGCGTTTAAGAGATATGATAGAAAAGCGGACCAGCATTACGGGGTCATATCCGCCTTCATAAAGAGCGTCAGGGGTTCCGACCCGGACGCGGCGGTGTACTGGCTCGCCAGGATGTTGGAGTCCGGGGAAGATCCCCGGTTCATAGCCCGGCGGATATGCATCCTTGCCGCCGAGGAGGTGGGCCTGGCGGACCCCATGGCGCTGGTGGTGGCCCAGGCGGCGGCGTCCGCCTTCGACCGGGTTGGCCTGCCTGAGGGGGACATGATCCTGGCGGAGGCGGCGCTGTACATAGCCGCCGCCCCCAAGAGCAACCGGGTCTACCGGGCCATAAGGGACGCCCGGGAGGCGGTGGCCAAGGGGGACGTGCTGGAGGTGCCGGAGCACCTGTTGCCCGGGAGCCCCAACTACCGCTATCCCCATGACTCCCCCTCCGGGTGGGTTCCGTCCTCTTACCTTCCGGAGCCCCGGCGGTTCTATCGTCCCTCCGACAGGGGAGGCGAGCTCAAAATAAGGGATCGGCTGAGGCGCCTTTGGCGGCGCTTCAGCGAAGGCTGA
- a CDS encoding Hpt domain-containing response regulator has translation MTSLDNSMLKSLMHSVKTAISERDLIRAFLEGMCEIMGSTASAVWFNDGEDQAFFFNDGVVKSLRDFGSDEAHRLWLYLKSIESPSDAPAVRDGSNPLCFPGWSCLDRGALAPFRGRDLSGWLGVFGRDDNYTSSDLMAMWLLGDVFSLSMEVLKGRSRLGEIEQWGHYLRTPLWTMSLALEDLKESYSPQSASLAFGAARVLASQIDTFLCEIELESQRFGSMIPLSEALESLGSLGQGWNRMEGREFELEVQGDDPGRYLIKYGALQALMGALNMYYVDRMARKVSVGLAIEEGSAMVMVEAWSLSQGATDSLRRVVEYLAERYLEGVKFFSSVGAEGVEMSIKVQPVRSPGISTLDRPPKVLVVDDSLVSRKSLSMMLEKMGVQVFSAADGLEALEVAMREDPDLVFMDLLMPRMGGVEAASKLREMGFGKPILALTAGGESDLVGALEAGMDETLFKPISANLLMDVISQWTGWNPEGRGDDQITARAREDFLEEVDQLASLLVGAIDRGDLEEAAKLAHRIKGDSALGGFMELSQMMGQLEGDIRTGADLSRHRDYLASDLRSRLMTR, from the coding sequence GTGACGTCTTTGGACAACTCCATGCTCAAGTCCCTCATGCACAGCGTTAAGACCGCCATCTCCGAGAGGGACCTCATAAGGGCCTTCCTGGAGGGCATGTGCGAGATAATGGGCAGTACCGCCTCCGCCGTATGGTTCAACGACGGGGAGGACCAGGCCTTCTTCTTCAACGATGGAGTCGTCAAGTCCCTGAGAGACTTCGGGTCCGATGAGGCCCACCGGCTCTGGCTTTACCTCAAGTCCATAGAGTCCCCCAGCGATGCCCCGGCGGTGAGGGACGGAAGCAACCCCCTGTGCTTCCCCGGCTGGAGCTGCCTCGACCGGGGTGCGCTGGCCCCCTTCAGGGGCAGGGATCTGTCCGGTTGGCTAGGGGTTTTTGGCCGGGATGACAACTACACCTCCTCGGATCTAATGGCCATGTGGCTCCTGGGGGACGTCTTCTCCCTTTCCATGGAGGTATTGAAGGGGCGGAGCCGCCTTGGGGAGATAGAGCAGTGGGGCCACTACCTGAGGACCCCCCTTTGGACCATGAGTCTGGCCCTGGAGGACCTCAAGGAGAGCTACTCCCCCCAGAGCGCCTCCCTGGCGTTCGGTGCCGCCCGGGTGCTGGCCTCCCAGATAGACACGTTCCTCTGCGAGATAGAGCTGGAGTCCCAGCGCTTCGGCTCCATGATCCCCTTGAGCGAGGCCCTGGAGTCCCTGGGATCCCTTGGTCAGGGGTGGAACCGGATGGAGGGGCGGGAGTTCGAGCTGGAGGTCCAGGGGGATGACCCGGGGAGGTACCTCATCAAGTACGGGGCCCTTCAGGCCCTTATGGGGGCTCTCAACATGTACTACGTGGACCGGATGGCCCGTAAGGTGAGCGTGGGACTCGCCATCGAGGAGGGATCCGCCATGGTCATGGTGGAGGCCTGGTCCCTATCCCAGGGGGCCACCGACTCCCTCCGCCGGGTGGTGGAATACCTGGCGGAGAGGTACCTGGAGGGGGTTAAGTTCTTCTCCTCCGTGGGCGCTGAGGGGGTTGAGATGTCCATAAAGGTCCAGCCCGTCAGGTCCCCGGGGATCAGTACCCTGGATCGGCCCCCCAAGGTGCTGGTGGTGGACGACTCCCTGGTGAGCCGCAAGTCCCTGTCCATGATGCTGGAAAAGATGGGCGTCCAGGTCTTCAGCGCCGCCGACGGGCTGGAGGCCTTGGAGGTGGCCATGAGGGAGGACCCGGACCTGGTCTTCATGGACCTGCTGATGCCCAGGATGGGGGGGGTGGAGGCGGCGTCGAAGCTACGGGAGATGGGATTTGGCAAGCCCATACTGGCCCTTACCGCCGGCGGCGAGTCGGACCTGGTGGGGGCCTTAGAGGCGGGCATGGACGAGACCCTCTTCAAGCCCATCTCGGCCAACCTGCTGATGGACGTGATATCCCAGTGGACCGGTTGGAACCCGGAGGGGCGGGGGGATGACCAGATCACCGCCAGGGCCCGGGAGGACTTCCTGGAGGAGGTGGACCAGCTGGCGTCCCTGCTGGTGGGTGCCATCGACCGGGGGGATCTGGAGGAGGCGGCCAAGCTGGCCCACCGGATCAAGGGGGACTCGGCCCTCGGGGGCTTCATGGAGCTCTCTCAGATGATGGGGCAGCTGGAGGGGGACATCAGGACCGGGGCGGACCTCTCCCGTCACCGGGACTACCTGGCGTCGGACCTTCGAAGCAGGCTCATGACCCGGTAG
- a CDS encoding YdcF family protein has protein sequence MSTLFFLYKLAGALAVPPGIFVLACLLMALCCLRQPRRWGLLLACLATGIAIYSASCDWSARLITGPLEDMYESHPLPTDDGVIVLLGGGVRYDRDLKPYQLGNYTSVRVLKALQLHRDTGWPIVCCGGNPRLDPDPEASEANLMAQTLMDMGATQVYREGRSRTTWENLVNALPILRRLNRRNVVIVTSSFHMPRAIMTARAVLKGFDVYPHQAGRLTDRSPMDPISFLPLSMSETCLGLREWVGMGAYRVMSLLRRSDAR, from the coding sequence TTGTCCACCCTGTTCTTCCTCTATAAGCTGGCGGGGGCGCTGGCGGTGCCCCCTGGCATCTTCGTCCTGGCGTGCCTCCTGATGGCCCTTTGCTGCCTCAGGCAGCCCCGACGATGGGGCCTCCTCCTGGCCTGTCTGGCCACCGGGATCGCCATCTACTCCGCCTCCTGCGACTGGTCCGCCCGGCTCATCACCGGCCCCCTGGAGGACATGTACGAATCCCACCCGCTTCCCACCGACGACGGGGTCATCGTCCTCTTAGGCGGCGGGGTCCGGTACGACCGAGACCTCAAACCCTACCAGCTGGGCAACTACACCTCCGTCCGGGTGCTGAAAGCCCTCCAGCTACATAGGGACACCGGCTGGCCCATAGTCTGCTGCGGAGGCAACCCAAGGTTAGACCCGGACCCGGAGGCGTCGGAGGCCAACCTCATGGCCCAGACACTCATGGACATGGGGGCCACCCAGGTCTACCGGGAAGGCCGCTCTCGCACCACCTGGGAGAACCTGGTGAACGCCCTGCCCATACTGAGGCGGCTGAACAGGCGGAATGTGGTGATCGTCACCAGCTCCTTCCACATGCCCCGGGCCATCATGACCGCCCGGGCGGTGCTGAAGGGCTTCGATGTATACCCCCATCAGGCGGGGAGGCTGACCGACAGGTCCCCCATGGACCCCATTTCCTTCCTTCCCCTATCCATGAGCGAGACCTGCCTTGGCCTCCGGGAGTGGGTGGGCATGGGGGCCTACCGGGTCATGAGCCTGCTTCGAAGGTCCGACGCCAGGTAG
- a CDS encoding DMT family transporter: MGTLVGMGLALSAAAVWAMAPVLYRRGIEKVSYTGLGALRCLGYIVSAALYALLTGGTSVLTPPSLSLLGVIWSSSIAWLVVGDLCYFGALHKLGVSIGVPVTSSFPIVALVMSHVFIGEPLGPSIVLSVLLTLGGLFLLNKAQGTDSPRELRMGLLLALATMVCWSVGVVTNKVLIGRMDVAKLELWRSIGVTLGSVAVFLLKNPREVLDLRELSYRDVLEMAVAGAMGLTIGNLLFSYSLRHISVALATCLACARPFLAALFATVVLREPLTLRKTLGIALVVGGVTVMSL, translated from the coding sequence ATGGGGACCCTGGTCGGCATGGGACTTGCGCTCAGCGCCGCCGCCGTGTGGGCCATGGCGCCGGTGCTCTACCGGAGGGGCATCGAGAAGGTGTCCTACACGGGACTTGGGGCGCTGAGGTGCCTGGGCTACATAGTCAGCGCCGCCCTCTACGCCCTGCTGACCGGCGGTACCTCGGTCCTCACCCCCCCAAGCCTGAGCCTCTTGGGGGTCATCTGGTCCTCCTCCATCGCATGGTTGGTGGTGGGAGACCTGTGTTACTTCGGAGCACTACACAAGCTGGGGGTCTCCATAGGGGTGCCGGTCACATCCTCCTTCCCCATCGTGGCCCTGGTGATGTCCCACGTCTTCATCGGAGAGCCCCTGGGACCCTCGATCGTCCTGTCGGTCCTCCTGACGCTGGGGGGGCTGTTCCTGCTCAACAAGGCCCAGGGGACCGACTCCCCCAGGGAGCTTAGGATGGGGCTACTGCTGGCCCTGGCCACCATGGTGTGCTGGAGCGTCGGGGTGGTCACCAACAAGGTCCTCATCGGAAGGATGGACGTGGCCAAGCTGGAGCTGTGGCGATCCATAGGGGTGACCCTGGGGTCAGTGGCGGTCTTCCTCCTCAAGAATCCCCGGGAGGTCTTGGACCTTCGGGAATTGAGCTACAGGGACGTGCTGGAAATGGCGGTGGCAGGCGCCATGGGGCTCACCATAGGCAACCTGCTCTTCTCCTACAGCCTCCGTCACATATCGGTGGCGCTGGCCACCTGCCTGGCGTGTGCCAGACCGTTCCTGGCGGCCCTCTTCGCCACCGTGGTCCTGCGGGAGCCCCTGACGCTACGCAAGACCCTAGGCATAGCCCTGGTGGTGGGGGGAGTCACGGTGATGTCCCTCTAA
- a CDS encoding GntR family transcriptional regulator, which produces MKDHPLSPARNRDLRQIVYDKIKDAIVNGLIPPGEKLSEFDLSQQLEVSRTPIREAIRQLAQTGLVKLVPRKGAFVALPTPKEAEDLYEIRVALEGLALEKICPSPPREELLRYRDMFLSVGPGWTSQQYLERDREFHSFISVQSGNGFLETVLHNVNDLIQLCRHYSVEGVPLKRSSEEHVALIDAILEGNVEMAKERLRRHLKNAVASLTGYIMSKG; this is translated from the coding sequence ATGAAGGATCATCCCCTTTCCCCCGCTAGGAACCGGGATCTCAGGCAGATAGTCTACGACAAGATAAAGGACGCCATAGTCAACGGTCTCATACCACCCGGCGAGAAGCTGTCGGAGTTCGACTTGTCTCAGCAGCTGGAGGTATCCAGGACCCCCATAAGGGAGGCTATCCGGCAACTGGCCCAAACCGGTCTGGTCAAACTGGTACCCCGCAAGGGGGCCTTTGTGGCCCTGCCCACCCCAAAGGAGGCGGAGGACCTTTACGAGATCCGGGTCGCCCTGGAGGGGCTTGCGCTTGAGAAGATCTGTCCCTCCCCCCCAAGGGAGGAGCTGCTCCGCTACAGGGACATGTTCCTGTCCGTGGGACCCGGGTGGACTAGCCAGCAGTACCTGGAGAGGGACCGGGAGTTTCACTCCTTCATAAGCGTCCAATCGGGGAACGGCTTCCTGGAGACGGTGCTCCACAACGTCAACGACCTGATCCAGCTCTGCAGGCACTACTCGGTGGAGGGGGTCCCCCTCAAGCGCTCATCGGAAGAGCACGTGGCCCTCATAGATGCCATCCTGGAGGGCAACGTGGAGATGGCCAAGGAGAGGCTCAGGAGGCACCTCAAGAACGCGGTGGCATCCCTAACGGGATACATCATGTCGAAGGGATAG
- a CDS encoding cob(I)yrinic acid a,c-diamide adenosyltransferase: protein MPDLIITTKGGDRGETSLCNGQRVPKDHPLVELYGTVDECQAHVGMARATCPFDEVAQWLLKLEENMSYAMGSLAKCDDLPEPDTALLEEIVDKVTSEHRGPFRFVRPGDSVSGAALHVARTVARRAERVAVGLYRRGEITEAQYVYLNRLSDAIYALSLWVDGLCRERC, encoded by the coding sequence ATGCCGGACCTGATAATAACCACCAAGGGCGGGGACAGGGGTGAGACCTCCCTCTGCAACGGCCAGCGGGTGCCCAAGGATCACCCCCTGGTGGAGCTGTACGGCACCGTGGACGAGTGCCAGGCCCACGTGGGCATGGCCAGGGCCACCTGCCCCTTCGACGAGGTGGCCCAGTGGCTCTTAAAGCTTGAGGAGAACATGTCCTACGCCATGGGTAGCCTCGCCAAGTGCGATGACCTGCCGGAGCCGGACACGGCCCTCCTGGAGGAGATAGTGGACAAGGTCACCTCGGAACACCGGGGCCCCTTCCGGTTCGTCCGACCCGGCGACTCGGTGAGCGGCGCGGCCCTTCACGTGGCCCGAACGGTGGCCCGCCGGGCCGAGCGGGTGGCGGTGGGGCTCTACCGCCGGGGAGAGATCACCGAAGCCCAGTACGTGTACCTGAACAGGCTGTCGGACGCCATCTACGCCCTATCGCTATGGGTGGACGGGCTCTGCAGGGAGAGGTGCTAA
- a CDS encoding DUF2703 domain-containing protein encodes MASIVVAHYGIGDGDCGCFKRTRENLLHVLERMAPKFAALGIEISAEHREMEDSTENRTMHNLITLESPGEMDETSLESLLGLEVEMLPCDDGGSCRAIVMEGAKEGAKFQEVPTGLIMDGLIRASMKLLGGHHQCGSCGCCH; translated from the coding sequence ATGGCAAGCATAGTGGTGGCCCACTACGGTATCGGCGACGGAGACTGCGGATGTTTCAAGAGGACCCGGGAGAACCTGCTCCACGTGCTGGAGCGGATGGCCCCCAAGTTCGCCGCCCTGGGAATCGAGATATCCGCCGAGCACCGGGAGATGGAGGACTCCACCGAGAACCGAACGATGCACAACCTAATCACCCTGGAGTCCCCGGGGGAGATGGACGAGACGTCCCTGGAGTCCCTGCTGGGGCTAGAGGTGGAGATGCTCCCCTGCGATGACGGGGGAAGCTGCAGGGCCATAGTGATGGAAGGGGCCAAGGAAGGGGCCAAGTTTCAGGAGGTCCCCACGGGGCTCATAATGGACGGGCTGATCCGGGCCTCCATGAAGCTCCTGGGGGGACACCACCAGTGCGGCTCCTGCGGTTGTTGCCACTAG
- a CDS encoding pyridoxal phosphate-dependent aminotransferase — translation MIHGGLVRWLHLDPKEVLDFSSNVNPFGPPKGAVKAAREALSYTHIYPDREQARLRRAFARWLGIDESAVCFGNGASDVMGAAIMAFRPGRIVTFSPTFGEYRQWGERLRVPTREIPLVAPNFAPSLGDLESTLSHGDLLVICQPNNPTGRVWTQEEMEQVLELCSRQGAILMVDECFVNLTWPPAPSAIEHLPRGNLLILRAFTKDFSAPGLRIGAALGHPDAVARIRHCLQPWPINCAGEAFATWCCENPEPFISDSRHRLAKERKYMMRNLRRLGFQPVEGDSNFILTRCPVPAWALAKELLKRRILIRTCRSFGLGDDHARLAVKDRRSNRALFNALEDALRALMDKDLEYGI, via the coding sequence TTGATCCACGGAGGCCTGGTCCGATGGCTCCACCTGGACCCCAAGGAAGTGCTGGATTTCTCCAGCAACGTCAACCCTTTCGGCCCCCCTAAGGGGGCAGTGAAGGCCGCTAGGGAGGCCCTGTCCTACACCCATATATACCCTGACAGGGAGCAGGCTAGGCTTCGCAGGGCCTTCGCCCGATGGCTCGGAATCGACGAATCCGCGGTCTGCTTCGGCAACGGGGCCAGCGACGTGATGGGGGCGGCCATCATGGCCTTTAGGCCCGGAAGGATCGTCACCTTCTCCCCCACCTTCGGCGAGTACCGGCAGTGGGGGGAGAGGTTGCGTGTCCCAACCCGGGAGATCCCCCTGGTGGCCCCCAACTTCGCTCCCTCCCTGGGGGACCTAGAGAGCACCTTGTCCCATGGGGACCTGCTGGTTATCTGCCAGCCCAACAACCCCACCGGAAGGGTCTGGACCCAGGAGGAGATGGAGCAGGTCCTGGAGCTCTGTTCCCGCCAAGGCGCCATCCTCATGGTGGACGAGTGCTTCGTCAACCTAACCTGGCCCCCGGCCCCCTCGGCGATCGAACACCTGCCCAGGGGCAACCTGCTGATCCTCAGGGCCTTCACCAAGGACTTCTCCGCCCCGGGACTCCGGATAGGGGCCGCACTGGGGCACCCGGACGCGGTGGCCCGGATCAGGCATTGCCTTCAGCCCTGGCCCATCAACTGCGCGGGAGAGGCCTTCGCCACCTGGTGCTGCGAGAACCCGGAACCGTTCATATCCGATTCCAGACACAGGCTGGCCAAGGAGAGGAAGTACATGATGAGGAACCTCCGGCGACTCGGCTTCCAGCCGGTGGAGGGAGACTCCAACTTCATCCTCACCAGGTGCCCGGTGCCCGCCTGGGCCCTGGCGAAGGAGCTCCTCAAAAGACGCATCCTTATCCGCACCTGCAGGTCCTTCGGCCTTGGGGATGATCACGCCAGGCTGGCGGTTAAGGACAGGAGGAGCAACAGGGCCCTGTTCAACGCCCTGGAGGATGCCCTGCGGGCCCTCATGGACAAGGACCTTGAGTATGGGATATAA
- the cbiB gene encoding adenosylcobinamide-phosphate synthase CbiB, with translation MRSVGSINPSGDSREDFGGAQMLPLTLALAVAMDLAVGDPQWRFHPVRLVGMLAERVESACRSLPVNPKVQGGIFLAVTLLAAVLPLMVFLEILQVLRLGWLGGAITIYFCLGGKSLATEVTRVLSHLRSRDLDGAAEGLKFIVSRDVEGMDQGYLVRSAIETLAENFSDAVTSTLLYGALGGPVLAWIHRVVNTLDAMVGYRDERYSDFGSASARLDDLLNFLPSRMSALVVAAAGQIMGGNFKDAWEGAKEDAPKDESPNSGWPISAFAHALGVTLGGQTSYSGQWSLNPIMGKGPSPEVEHLERAISIYWVSYMISALVSLGIGGLMSL, from the coding sequence ATGAGATCCGTAGGCTCGATCAACCCCTCGGGAGACTCCCGGGAAGACTTCGGAGGTGCTCAAATGTTGCCCTTGACGTTGGCCCTGGCGGTGGCCATGGATCTGGCTGTAGGCGATCCCCAGTGGAGGTTCCATCCCGTGCGGCTGGTGGGCATGTTGGCCGAGAGGGTGGAGTCCGCATGCCGCTCCCTCCCGGTGAACCCCAAGGTCCAGGGGGGCATCTTCCTGGCCGTCACCCTCTTGGCCGCCGTGCTTCCCCTGATGGTGTTCCTGGAGATCCTCCAGGTGCTCCGGCTCGGCTGGCTCGGCGGGGCCATCACCATCTACTTCTGCCTGGGGGGCAAGAGCCTGGCAACGGAGGTGACCCGGGTGCTGTCCCATCTCAGGTCTCGTGATCTAGACGGTGCTGCGGAGGGACTTAAATTCATCGTGAGCCGGGACGTGGAGGGGATGGACCAGGGCTACCTGGTCCGGTCCGCCATCGAGACCCTGGCGGAGAACTTCTCCGACGCGGTGACGTCCACCCTCCTCTACGGCGCCCTGGGAGGTCCGGTGCTGGCCTGGATCCACCGGGTGGTCAACACCCTGGACGCCATGGTGGGCTACCGGGACGAGAGGTACTCGGACTTCGGAAGTGCCTCCGCCAGGCTGGACGACCTGCTCAACTTCCTCCCCTCCAGGATGTCCGCCCTTGTGGTGGCCGCTGCGGGGCAGATAATGGGGGGTAACTTCAAGGACGCCTGGGAGGGGGCCAAGGAGGATGCCCCCAAGGACGAGAGCCCCAACTCAGGATGGCCCATCAGCGCCTTCGCCCACGCACTGGGGGTAACCCTGGGGGGGCAGACCAGCTACTCCGGCCAGTGGTCCCTCAACCCTATCATGGGCAAGGGCCCATCCCCTGAGGTGGAGCACCTGGAGCGGGCGATCTCCATATACTGGGTCTCGTACATGATATCTGCCCTTGTCTCCCTGGGGATCGGAGGGCTGATGTCCCTTTGA
- a CDS encoding methyl-accepting chemotaxis protein, translated as MRDLSIAKKLTLLGIGVTVLLGLMVAMVALQSHSILNDQVNTLGMEMIANNANQVDQYFSQLKTLTLGIASGTAELLETGQAVTDDDLESVMARYFKASAKELNVLEMYVGLESTGKVGTGGDWVEKPDYDARKRPWYIQAVQEDKVILTAPYVDANTGGLVITVATPVKSTSGKLLGVAGIDVDLKTLSDMITSYKVFGKGYGFLLDREGNMICHPKSEMIMKENITKPSGLITPELAEAGRKMISGSPGFVDYSFQGELRRTFFSPTRSGFVLGVVFPASDLNAMVRSLAIRQLLLGLVTLILVGAMLYGLSRSVVAPVKRITDSLKKLGQLDLTQDQNDQWLREVGHHRTEIGLMAQSALVLKETLRQAISDIASQSDRTAAAAENLAALSEESVASVEEIKASVDQVASLMESNSASLQETNAGIEEVSSGAQQAANSATDGAEAASKMSHLSEQTVRQVEEVVKAITHVGDESKRTFERIQKVADSVASISGFVATIRSIADQTNLLALNAAIEAARAGEAGRGFAVVAEEVRKLAEESAQAAKEVEDLIAPLQANTEESLRATEQSQRSMDDTVRRAHEAQGKLAEVLGQIRVINDAMQNIAATSEEQAAAAQEIAQGIDNATQGTINVVNSVEMIRHSSEETAKASEAVAQEAQALSHTAEQLKALIAKFRYQSSQLHLKDGR; from the coding sequence ATGAGGGACTTGTCGATAGCCAAGAAGCTGACGTTGCTTGGGATTGGGGTCACAGTCCTGTTGGGGCTCATGGTGGCCATGGTGGCCCTCCAGAGCCACTCCATCCTGAACGACCAGGTTAACACCCTGGGGATGGAGATGATCGCCAACAACGCCAACCAGGTGGACCAGTACTTCAGCCAGCTAAAGACGCTGACGCTGGGCATCGCCAGCGGCACCGCGGAGCTGTTGGAGACCGGACAGGCGGTCACCGACGACGACCTGGAGTCCGTCATGGCCCGGTACTTCAAAGCTTCGGCGAAGGAACTGAACGTCCTTGAGATGTACGTGGGCCTTGAGTCCACCGGCAAGGTGGGGACCGGCGGCGACTGGGTGGAGAAACCGGACTACGACGCAAGGAAGCGCCCCTGGTACATCCAGGCGGTGCAGGAGGATAAGGTCATACTTACCGCCCCATACGTGGACGCCAACACCGGCGGGCTAGTCATCACCGTGGCCACCCCGGTGAAGTCCACCTCGGGCAAGCTCCTGGGCGTGGCGGGGATCGACGTGGACCTCAAGACCCTATCCGACATGATCACCTCCTACAAGGTCTTCGGCAAGGGCTACGGCTTCCTCCTGGACCGGGAGGGCAACATGATATGTCATCCAAAGTCGGAGATGATCATGAAGGAGAACATCACCAAGCCCAGCGGCCTAATCACCCCCGAGCTGGCGGAGGCGGGGCGGAAGATGATCTCCGGCTCCCCGGGCTTCGTGGACTACTCCTTCCAGGGTGAGCTCAGGAGGACCTTCTTCTCCCCCACCAGGTCCGGCTTCGTCCTGGGCGTGGTCTTCCCCGCCTCGGACCTCAACGCCATGGTAAGGAGCCTGGCCATCCGACAGCTGCTCCTGGGGCTCGTGACCCTCATCCTGGTGGGCGCCATGCTCTACGGCCTCTCCAGGAGCGTGGTGGCCCCCGTCAAGAGGATCACCGACTCCCTCAAGAAGCTGGGACAGCTGGACCTCACCCAGGACCAGAACGACCAGTGGCTGAGGGAGGTGGGGCACCACCGCACCGAGATCGGCCTCATGGCCCAGAGCGCCCTGGTCCTCAAGGAGACCCTGAGACAGGCCATATCCGACATAGCCTCCCAGTCGGACAGGACCGCCGCCGCGGCGGAGAACCTGGCGGCCCTCTCGGAGGAGTCCGTGGCCTCCGTGGAGGAGATAAAGGCCTCGGTGGACCAGGTGGCGTCCCTCATGGAGTCCAACTCCGCCTCCCTGCAGGAGACCAACGCGGGGATCGAGGAGGTCTCCAGCGGAGCCCAGCAGGCGGCCAACTCCGCCACCGACGGGGCCGAGGCGGCCTCCAAGATGTCCCACCTGTCGGAGCAGACGGTCAGGCAGGTGGAGGAGGTGGTGAAGGCCATAACCCACGTGGGGGACGAGTCCAAGCGGACCTTCGAGAGGATCCAGAAGGTGGCGGACTCGGTGGCGTCCATATCGGGCTTCGTGGCCACCATAAGGTCCATAGCGGACCAGACGAACCTGCTGGCGCTGAACGCCGCCATCGAGGCCGCCCGGGCGGGCGAGGCGGGCCGGGGCTTCGCGGTTGTTGCGGAGGAGGTCCGGAAGCTGGCGGAGGAGTCCGCCCAGGCGGCCAAGGAGGTGGAGGACCTGATAGCCCCCCTGCAGGCCAACACGGAGGAGTCCTTGAGGGCCACGGAGCAGTCCCAGAGGTCCATGGACGACACGGTGCGCCGGGCCCACGAGGCCCAGGGGAAGCTGGCGGAGGTGCTGGGCCAGATCCGGGTCATAAACGACGCCATGCAGAACATAGCCGCCACGTCGGAGGAGCAGGCGGCGGCGGCGCAGGAGATAGCCCAGGGGATAGACAACGCCACCCAGGGTACCATAAACGTGGTGAACTCGGTGGAGATGATCCGTCACTCCAGCGAGGAGACCGCCAAGGCCAGCGAGGCGGTGGCCCAGGAGGCCCAGGCGCTGAGCCACACGGCGGAGCAGCTCAAGGCCCTGATCGCCAAGTTCAGGTACCAGTCCTCCCAGCTGCACCTGAAAGACGGTAGGTAG